GACGATTAGATGGATGATATGTTATCTCAAGAAGAAATAAATGCGTTGTTAAATGGTTTGGATTCAGATGATTCGGATTCGTCCAATACAAGCTCACATGTGTCTGTATCAGAAGAAGAAAAAGATGCAATAGGTGAAGTGTCGAATATAAGCATGGGAACAGCAGCAACAACTCTTTATTCATTGGTGAATCAAAAGGTGTTAATTACGACACCAAAGGTAAAAACGCTTCAGTGGGAAGAGTTTACTGAACAATATGAAACACCATGTGTTGCAGTTCAAATTGTTTATAAAGAGGGATTAGAAGGAACAAATTTACTTATTCTAAAAGAAAATGATGTTAAAATTATTGCAGATTTAATGATGGGTGGAGATGGATTATCACCAGATGAAGAAATTAATGACTTACACTTAAGTGCAATAGGAGAAGCAATGAATCAAATGATTGGTTCAGCTGCAACCTCTATGTCCTCAATGTTTAAGAAAAAAATTGATATACAGCCACCTTCATCATCGCATATTAATTTAAATGAAACTTTTGATCCAATTGAAGTAGCAGAATTCTTGACGGAGACATTTATTCAAGTATCCTTTCGGCTTCAGATAGGGGATTTGGTTGATAGTGAGATCATGCAACTTTATCCTATCGACTTTGCGCAAGATATCTACAA
This sequence is a window from Vallitaleaceae bacterium 9-2. Protein-coding genes within it:
- the fliY gene encoding flagellar motor switch phosphatase FliY, whose protein sequence is MDDMLSQEEINALLNGLDSDDSDSSNTSSHVSVSEEEKDAIGEVSNISMGTAATTLYSLVNQKVLITTPKVKTLQWEEFTEQYETPCVAVQIVYKEGLEGTNLLILKENDVKIIADLMMGGDGLSPDEEINDLHLSAIGEAMNQMIGSAATSMSSMFKKKIDIQPPSSSHINLNETFDPIEVAEFLTETFIQVSFRLQIGDLVDSEIMQLYPIDFAQDIYKEFMNTNEEVVEKAAGTAQPQEATSGQATPQVAPPPIQPQPQVQPQQPAMNYANMGNQNMPMQNQGMPNRNIEVQQAQFQQFDVGSVMQQKENIDLIMDVQLEVTVELGRTHRSIKDILEFAPGTIIELNKLSGEPVDVLVNGKIVAKGEVVVIDENFSIRVTEIMKGKTIL